In Streptomyces seoulensis, the following are encoded in one genomic region:
- a CDS encoding SCO4226 family nickel-binding protein: MTKFMDVHHGMEGITADELARAHQADLDIEQDEDMHFEATWADPESGTVYCLSEAPSAEAVQRIHERAGHKPDEVHAVPLHI, translated from the coding sequence ATGACCAAGTTCATGGACGTCCACCACGGCATGGAAGGCATCACGGCCGACGAGCTGGCGCGGGCCCACCAGGCCGACCTCGACATCGAGCAGGACGAGGACATGCACTTCGAGGCCACCTGGGCGGACCCGGAGTCCGGCACGGTCTACTGCCTGTCCGAGGCCCCGTCGGCCGAGGCGGTCCAGCGCATCCACGAGCGCGCCGGACACAAACCGGACGAGGTGCACGCGGTACCGCTCCACATCTGA
- a CDS encoding low temperature requirement protein A, producing MNHPQPSGSAWRRPMVPRLSGERHRTATVLELFFDLCFVTAVAQTAAAFEHEMAAGKVGHGVLGYALVFFAIWWAWMNFTWFASAYDTDDVPYRLLTLLQIAGALVLAAGASKALEHYDFTVITYGYVVMRLAMVSQWLRAARSDPEHRRTCLRYAVGVLVVQIGWVVRLALPDDAGLPAFFVLVVAELAVPAWAERAGRTTWHPHHIAERYGLFTLIVLGESITAATATVRAALDTEVSLGDIAPPAVGGILTVFAMWWLYFTQSAADKLNSLNTALRWGYGHYFVFASAAAVGAGLAVEIAHLTGHAHLGRLAVAAAYTVPVALYVAVLRLLHRGAVRLDAQDAVWAVGILAVLAVTFTPSPVLATGCVASTLVAAVVTMTHRARTPIPQAG from the coding sequence ATGAACCATCCACAGCCCAGCGGCAGCGCCTGGCGCCGCCCCATGGTCCCCCGCCTCAGCGGCGAGCGGCACCGGACCGCCACCGTTCTCGAGCTCTTCTTCGACCTCTGCTTCGTCACGGCCGTGGCCCAGACCGCCGCGGCCTTCGAGCATGAGATGGCGGCCGGGAAGGTCGGGCACGGCGTGCTCGGGTACGCCCTCGTGTTCTTCGCCATCTGGTGGGCCTGGATGAACTTCACCTGGTTCGCCTCGGCCTACGACACCGACGACGTGCCGTACCGCCTGCTCACCCTGCTCCAGATCGCCGGCGCGCTCGTGCTGGCGGCGGGCGCGTCGAAGGCGCTGGAGCACTACGACTTCACGGTCATCACCTACGGGTACGTCGTGATGCGCCTGGCCATGGTGAGCCAGTGGCTGCGCGCCGCCCGCAGCGACCCCGAACACCGGCGGACCTGCCTGCGGTACGCGGTCGGCGTCCTCGTCGTGCAGATCGGCTGGGTCGTACGGCTGGCGCTGCCGGACGATGCCGGGCTGCCGGCCTTCTTCGTCCTCGTCGTCGCCGAACTCGCCGTCCCCGCTTGGGCGGAGCGCGCCGGTCGGACCACCTGGCATCCGCACCACATCGCCGAGCGGTACGGCCTGTTCACCCTGATCGTCCTCGGCGAGTCCATCACCGCCGCCACGGCCACCGTACGGGCCGCCCTCGACACCGAGGTCTCCCTCGGCGACATCGCCCCGCCGGCCGTCGGCGGCATCCTCACCGTCTTCGCCATGTGGTGGCTGTACTTCACCCAGAGCGCGGCCGACAAGCTCAACTCCTTGAACACGGCGCTCCGCTGGGGCTACGGGCACTACTTCGTCTTCGCCTCCGCAGCGGCCGTCGGGGCCGGGCTCGCGGTCGAGATCGCACACCTCACGGGGCACGCGCACCTCGGCAGGCTTGCGGTCGCGGCGGCGTACACGGTGCCGGTCGCGCTGTATGTCGCCGTCCTGCGGCTGCTGCACCGCGGGGCGGTCAGGCTCGATGCGCAGGACGCCGTCTGGGCCGTGGGCATCCTCGCCGTCCTCGCCGTCACCTTCACCCCGAGCCCGGTACTGGCCACCGGCTGCGTCGCCTCGACCCTGGTGGCGGCCGTCGTCACGATGACGCACCGCGCCCGGACGCCGATCCCGCAGGCGGGGTGA
- a CDS encoding DUF4265 domain-containing protein codes for MSSAEVQTAVDHGDGTARLDSIPWFVRGLACGDVVVTEPDEEGVRWAGEVVRCSGNCTIRLIVFRDGGSGPARQSVINAFRDLGVDGEGIGRFGMVALDVPPTADLAKVRRLLDHGVVKEWWDMEEGCITDRWRAVSA; via the coding sequence CTGTCGTCGGCTGAGGTTCAGACAGCGGTCGACCACGGTGACGGCACCGCGCGGCTCGACAGCATCCCTTGGTTCGTCCGAGGCCTCGCCTGCGGGGATGTCGTGGTCACCGAGCCCGACGAGGAGGGCGTGCGGTGGGCCGGGGAGGTGGTCCGGTGTTCGGGGAACTGCACCATCCGCCTCATCGTGTTCCGTGACGGCGGCTCGGGGCCGGCACGGCAGAGCGTGATCAACGCGTTTCGGGACCTCGGCGTCGACGGTGAGGGCATAGGGCGGTTCGGCATGGTCGCCCTGGACGTCCCGCCCACCGCGGACCTCGCCAAGGTGCGGAGGCTGCTCGACCACGGTGTCGTCAAGGAGTGGTGGGACATGGAAGAGGGGTGCATCACGGACCGGTGGCGGGCTGTCTCCGCCTGA
- a CDS encoding transposase, whose amino-acid sequence MSDRLCLQGILFVLYNGMAWQLLPLELGFGSGRTCWRRLDR is encoded by the coding sequence GTGTCGGACCGGCTCTGCCTGCAAGGCATCCTGTTCGTCCTCTACAACGGCATGGCCTGGCAACTTCTGCCCCTGGAGCTGGGGTTCGGCTCGGGACGGACATGCTGGCGTCGGCTGGACCGGTGA
- a CDS encoding phosphoglyceromutase, which translates to MADAPYKLILLRHGESEWNAKNLFTGWVDVNLNEKGEKEAVRGGELLKDAGLLPDVVHTSLQKRAIRTAQLSLEAADRLWIPVERSWRLNERHYGALQGKNKAETLAEFGEEQFMLWRRSYDTPPPPLPRDAEYSQFDDARYADLPPEIRPQTECLKDVVERMLPYWYDDIVPDLLDGRTVLVAAHGNSLRALVKHLDGISDEDIAGLNIPTGIPLYYELDEDFKPVTPGGKYLDPEAAKAAIEAVKNQGKKK; encoded by the coding sequence ATGGCCGACGCACCGTACAAGCTGATCCTCCTCCGCCACGGCGAGAGCGAGTGGAACGCGAAGAACCTGTTCACCGGCTGGGTGGACGTCAACCTCAACGAGAAGGGCGAGAAGGAGGCGGTACGCGGTGGCGAGCTGCTGAAGGACGCCGGTCTCCTGCCCGACGTGGTCCACACGTCGCTCCAGAAGCGCGCGATCCGCACGGCCCAGCTCTCGCTGGAGGCCGCCGACCGCCTCTGGATTCCCGTGGAGCGCAGCTGGCGCCTGAACGAGCGCCACTACGGCGCCCTGCAGGGCAAGAACAAGGCGGAGACGCTGGCCGAGTTCGGCGAGGAGCAGTTCATGCTCTGGCGCCGCTCGTACGACACCCCGCCGCCGCCGCTGCCCCGCGACGCGGAGTACTCCCAGTTCGACGACGCCCGCTACGCGGACCTCCCGCCGGAGATCCGTCCCCAGACGGAGTGCCTCAAGGACGTCGTTGAGCGGATGCTCCCCTACTGGTACGACGACATCGTCCCCGACCTCCTCGACGGCCGCACCGTCCTGGTCGCCGCCCACGGCAACTCGCTGCGCGCCCTGGTCAAGCACCTGGACGGCATCTCCGACGAGGACATCGCGGGCCTCAACATCCCGACCGGCATCCCGCTCTACTACGAGCTGGACGAGGACTTCAAGCCGGTCACGCCGGGCGGGAAGTACCTCGACCCGGAGGCGGCCAAGGCCGCGATCGAGGCTGTGAAGAACCAGGGCAAGAAGAAGTAA
- a CDS encoding MDR family MFS transporter, with protein sequence MSTAAPGRLIAAARSSVSGLPRAFWWLWASTLVNRLGAFVATFMALYLTLDRGYSASFAGLVAALHGLGGVASSLGAGVMADRLGRRPTLLIAQVGTALSVALLGFMHDPVAIAAVAFLVGAANNASRPAVQAMMADIVRPEDRVRAFSLNYWALNLGFAVSSVAAGFIAEFSYLAGFLIEAGMTLACAILVFLKLPESRPAPTAKEAGEPTIGLGTVLRDRRYMAVVGLSFLVALLFMQGSVGLPVAMGQAGFSPADYGTAIAVNGVLIVALQIPVTRFIEHRDPRRLLVISSLLAGYGFGLTAFAGSLGVFALTVCVWTLAEIVNAPTQTGLVVRLSPVHGRGRYQGVYSLSWSVAALVAPLMSGTVIDHLGAEWLWGACAVIGTVAGLGYALLMRGLPAEEAEIAAPAAPARPAVEKAA encoded by the coding sequence ATGTCCACCGCCGCACCGGGCCGGCTGATCGCCGCCGCCCGGTCCTCCGTCTCCGGGCTCCCCCGCGCCTTCTGGTGGCTGTGGGCCAGCACGCTGGTCAACCGGCTCGGCGCGTTCGTCGCCACCTTCATGGCGCTCTACCTCACCCTCGACCGCGGCTACTCCGCCTCCTTCGCGGGCCTGGTCGCCGCCCTGCACGGCCTCGGCGGGGTCGCCTCCTCGCTCGGCGCCGGGGTGATGGCCGACCGGCTCGGCCGACGCCCCACCCTGCTGATCGCGCAGGTCGGCACCGCGCTCTCCGTCGCGCTGCTCGGCTTCATGCACGACCCGGTCGCCATCGCGGCCGTCGCCTTCCTCGTCGGCGCCGCCAACAACGCCTCCCGGCCCGCCGTGCAGGCGATGATGGCGGACATCGTGCGGCCCGAGGACCGCGTACGGGCGTTCTCGCTGAACTACTGGGCGCTGAACCTCGGCTTCGCGGTGTCCTCCGTCGCCGCCGGTTTCATCGCCGAGTTCAGCTATCTCGCCGGGTTCCTCATCGAGGCCGGGATGACGCTGGCCTGCGCGATCCTCGTCTTCCTCAAGCTCCCCGAGTCCCGGCCCGCGCCCACCGCCAAGGAGGCCGGGGAGCCGACGATCGGCCTCGGTACGGTGCTGCGCGACCGGCGCTACATGGCGGTCGTCGGCCTGTCGTTCCTCGTCGCCCTTCTCTTCATGCAGGGCTCGGTCGGCCTGCCGGTCGCCATGGGCCAGGCCGGCTTCTCCCCCGCCGACTACGGCACCGCGATCGCCGTCAACGGCGTCCTGATCGTCGCCCTCCAGATCCCGGTCACCCGCTTCATCGAGCACCGCGACCCGCGCCGTCTGCTGGTGATCTCCTCGCTGCTCGCGGGCTACGGCTTCGGGCTCACCGCGTTCGCCGGGTCGCTGGGCGTCTTCGCGCTCACCGTCTGCGTGTGGACCCTCGCGGAGATCGTCAACGCGCCGACCCAGACCGGGCTCGTCGTCCGCCTCTCCCCCGTCCACGGCCGCGGCCGCTACCAGGGCGTCTACAGCCTCTCCTGGTCCGTCGCCGCCCTGGTCGCGCCGCTGATGTCCGGCACGGTCATCGACCACCTGGGCGCCGAGTGGCTCTGGGGCGCGTGCGCGGTCATCGGCACGGTGGCGGGGCTCGGGTACGCCCTCCTGATGCGGGGGCTCCCGGCGGAGGAGGCGGAGATCGCCGCTCCGGCGGCCCCGGCCCGCCCCGCCGTGGAGAAGGCGGCCTGA
- a CDS encoding DUF2000 domain-containing protein: protein MDGQPLRFDTKIAVLLRDDLAPWQRLNVTSFLVSGLGSQVPEVIGAPYEDADGVAYLPMFRQPVLVFEATKEVLRAAHTRVLSRALPRAVFTADLFSTGNDTDNRAAVRAVPTADLDLVGLAVYGPKGGVDKVVKGARMHP from the coding sequence ATGGACGGACAGCCCCTGCGTTTCGACACCAAGATCGCCGTACTCCTCCGCGACGACCTCGCCCCGTGGCAGCGCCTCAACGTCACGTCGTTCCTGGTCAGCGGCCTGGGCAGCCAGGTCCCCGAGGTGATCGGCGCCCCGTACGAGGACGCCGACGGCGTCGCCTACCTCCCGATGTTCCGCCAGCCGGTGCTGGTCTTCGAGGCGACGAAGGAGGTGCTGCGGGCGGCCCACACGCGGGTGCTGAGCCGTGCGCTGCCCCGCGCGGTCTTCACGGCCGACCTCTTCTCCACCGGCAACGACACCGACAACCGGGCAGCGGTACGGGCCGTACCCACCGCCGACCTGGATCTGGTCGGACTGGCGGTGTACGGCCCGAAGGGCGGGGTCGACAAGGTGGTCAAGGGGGCGAGGATGCACCCGTAG